In Paenacidovorax monticola, the genomic window GAGGGCGTGGATGTCCGAGCGCGCCACGCGCGAGTGCAGCACGTCGCCCACGATGGCCACGGTGAGGTTGCTGAAGTCCTTCTTGTAGTGGCGGATGGTGTACATGTCGAGCAGCCCCTGCGTGGGGTGCGCATGCCTGCCGTCGCCCGCGTTGATCACATGCACATGGGGCGCCACGTGCTGCGCGATCAAGTAGGGCGCGCCCGACTCGCTGTGGCGCACCACGAACAGGTCGGCCGCCATGGCCGAGAGGTTGGCGATGGTGTCCAGCAGCGACTCGCCCTTGCTCGCCGAGCTGCGCGCGATGTCGAGGTTGATCACGTCGGCCGAGAGGCGCTTGGCCGCGATCTCGAAGGTGGTGCGCGTGCGCGTGCTGTTCTCGAAGAACAGGTTGAACACGCTCTTGCCGCGCAGCAGCGGCACCTTCTTGACCTCGCGGTCGTTCACCGAGACGAAGTTGGCCGCGGTGTCGAGGATCTGCGTGAGGATGTCACGCGGCAGGCCCTCGGTGGAGAGCAGGTGGATCAGCTCGCCGTTCTTGTTGAGCTGGGGGTTGCGCTTGTACAGCACGGTCAGGCCTCCATGGCTTTGACTTGGAACTGGAAGGCGCCGCTGTCGCTGCGCGCGAGCGCCAGCGACTGGCTCGCGGGCAGCGCCACGCGGGCAGCGGCGAAATCGGCCTGCACGGGCAGCTCGCGCCCACCCCGGTCCACGAGCACGGCCAGGCGCACCTGGGCCGGGCGGCCGTAGTCGAAGAGTTCATTGAGCACGGCGCGGATGGTGCGGCCCGTGTAGAGCACGTCGTCGAGCACGAGCACGTCGGCACCGTTCACGTCGAAGGGCAGCACGGTCTGTGCGCTGGCGGCCAGGCCGCGCTGCGCGAAGTCGTCGCGGTGCATGGCCGAGGACAGCACGCCGGGGCTGCCCTCCAGGCCCAGATCCTTCTGCAGGCGCTCGGCCAGCCAGGCGCCGCCCGAGGCGATGCCGGCCAGGCGCGTGCCAGGCCCCATCAGGGAGCGCACGCCGCGCAGCAGTTCACGGTACAGGGCCTCGGCGTCCAGCACCAGGCTGCCGGCCGGACCCACGGGGTGGGTACTCATGGAAGACTCCTCAAAAACTGTTCCAGGATGATGCAGGCCGATGCCGCATCGGCGTCGCGCGCGCCGCCCGCGAGCGCCTCGGTGGTGCTGTAGCGCTCGTCCACCTCGTACACCGGCAGGCCGAAGCGGCCACGCAGCTGGCGGCCGAACTTCTGGGCGCGTGCCGTGTTCTCATGGGCCGCGCCGTCGGGGTGGTAGGGCACGCCGATGACCAGGGCGTCGGGCTGCCATTCGCGGATGCGCTCGGCCACCAGGGCAAAGCGTGCATCGCCCTCCGCGCGGATCGTCTCCTGCGGGTTGGCCGTGCGCAGCAGGCGCGAGCCCACGGCCACGCCCGTGCGCTTGAGCCCGAAATCGAAAGCAAGAAAGGTCTGGAAATGCGCAGGAACGGCGATGGGCGCAGGCTGCCCGCTCATGCGTGGCCAGCCTCGGGCGAGAGCATCCAGGCCTGCAGCCCCAGCAGCGCGAGCGCGCGGTCGTAGCGCTCGCCCACGGGCGTGTCGAAGATCACGGCCTGGTCGGCCC contains:
- the ruvX gene encoding Holliday junction resolvase RuvX, with product MSGQPAPIAVPAHFQTFLAFDFGLKRTGVAVGSRLLRTANPQETIRAEGDARFALVAERIREWQPDALVIGVPYHPDGAAHENTARAQKFGRQLRGRFGLPVYEVDERYSTTEALAGGARDADAASACIILEQFLRSLP
- a CDS encoding aspartate carbamoyltransferase catalytic subunit → MTVLYKRNPQLNKNGELIHLLSTEGLPRDILTQILDTAANFVSVNDREVKKVPLLRGKSVFNLFFENSTRTRTTFEIAAKRLSADVINLDIARSSASKGESLLDTIANLSAMAADLFVVRHSESGAPYLIAQHVAPHVHVINAGDGRHAHPTQGLLDMYTIRHYKKDFSNLTVAIVGDVLHSRVARSDIHALTTLGAAEVRAVGPRTLVPGDMAQMGVRVCHTLEEGIKGADVVIMLRLQNERMSGALLPSSQEYFKSFGLTPEKLQLAKPDAIVMHPGPINRGVEIDSAVVDGKQSVILPQVTFGIAVRMAVMSIVAGNEA
- the pyrR gene encoding bifunctional pyr operon transcriptional regulator/uracil phosphoribosyltransferase PyrR, which gives rise to MSTHPVGPAGSLVLDAEALYRELLRGVRSLMGPGTRLAGIASGGAWLAERLQKDLGLEGSPGVLSSAMHRDDFAQRGLAASAQTVLPFDVNGADVLVLDDVLYTGRTIRAVLNELFDYGRPAQVRLAVLVDRGGRELPVQADFAAARVALPASQSLALARSDSGAFQFQVKAMEA